From the Octadecabacter antarcticus 307 genome, one window contains:
- the dapB gene encoding 4-hydroxy-tetrahydrodipicolinate reductase produces the protein MTDLPGIVVTGGSGRMGQMLINAVQASDACTLIGVLERVGHDWVGQDVGIAMGGAAIGVSVSDDPVTSFASAQAIIDFTAPAATIGFAELAAQARAVHVIGTTGLTEGDIAKLDAAARHAVIVRAGNMSLGVNLLVQLTKKVAAALDEDFDIEIIEAHHHHKIDAPSGTALMLGEAAAQGRGVVLKDVSDSGRDGITGARTRGDIGFTAIRGGDIVGEHDVLFAAAGERIKLTHIATDRAVFARGALKAAIWGQTQKPGSYTMFDVLGLSED, from the coding sequence ATGACGGATTTACCGGGGATCGTGGTGACAGGTGGGTCTGGCCGAATGGGGCAGATGTTGATCAATGCTGTGCAGGCATCCGATGCCTGCACGCTGATCGGTGTGTTGGAACGGGTGGGTCATGATTGGGTCGGTCAGGACGTTGGTATTGCTATGGGCGGCGCCGCGATTGGCGTAAGTGTCAGTGATGATCCGGTCACATCATTTGCGAGTGCGCAAGCGATTATTGATTTCACGGCACCTGCTGCAACGATTGGCTTTGCCGAACTGGCCGCGCAAGCCCGCGCCGTGCATGTGATTGGCACGACAGGTTTGACGGAAGGCGATATTGCAAAACTCGACGCGGCAGCACGCCATGCGGTGATTGTGCGGGCAGGGAATATGTCGCTCGGTGTGAACCTGTTGGTGCAGTTGACCAAGAAAGTCGCTGCGGCGCTAGATGAGGATTTCGATATTGAGATCATCGAGGCACACCATCACCACAAGATCGATGCGCCATCTGGTACTGCGTTGATGCTGGGCGAAGCGGCTGCCCAAGGGCGTGGAGTGGTGCTGAAAGACGTCAGTGATTCTGGGCGTGACGGAATTACAGGCGCGCGCACGCGGGGCGATATTGGTTTCACAGCGATCCGTGGCGGCGACATTGTGGGCGAACATGATGTGTTGTTTGCCGCAGCCGGCGAGCGGATCAAGCTGACGCATATTGCGACGGATCGCGCTGTTTTTGCCCGTGGTGCGCTGAAGGCCGCGATTTGGGGGCAGACCCAAAAACCCGGATCCTACACCATGTTCGATGTGCTGGGTCTAAGCGAAGATTAA
- the rbfA gene encoding 30S ribosome-binding factor RbfA has product MAKNRFQGKDGPTTRQLRVGELIRRTMSELLQRGEVHDPDLQRMSITVGEVRMTPDLSIATCFVLPLGGKDADVAIAALARNKGELRHLISRGMKLKVTPDLRFRIDDMYDRMDATRVMFAQDRVAKDVAAEPESPDSEDTD; this is encoded by the coding sequence ATGGCAAAGAATAGATTTCAAGGCAAGGACGGTCCAACGACACGGCAATTGCGCGTGGGCGAATTGATCCGCCGTACAATGTCCGAACTTTTGCAGCGCGGAGAGGTCCACGACCCCGACTTGCAGCGTATGTCCATCACCGTCGGCGAAGTCCGCATGACGCCCGACCTTAGCATCGCGACATGTTTTGTGCTGCCGCTCGGCGGTAAAGACGCAGACGTGGCGATTGCGGCTTTGGCGCGCAACAAAGGCGAACTCAGACATCTCATATCGCGCGGCATGAAACTAAAGGTCACGCCAGACCTGCGGTTTCGCATCGACGATATGTACGACCGCATGGATGCCACCCGTGTGATGTTCGCCCAAGACCGCGTGGCAAAGGATGTGGCCGCTGAGCCTGAGAGCCCTGATTCTGAAGACACAGACTGA
- a CDS encoding phosphodiester glycosidase family protein, with product MRWLVGLFLLAQGAGLPAAAVTCEDIDHLGASYTICEVTADEDLQLFLRDSAGDILGGFSAVENDTGRELAFAMNAGMYHQNRDPVGHYIEDGIQESRVISSDGPGNFGLLPNGVFCIADTLRVFETFDYLDRQPNCTHAVQSGPMLVIDSALHPQFIANGKSKFIRNGVGTSSDGSRAVFAISNNAVNFHDFGTLFRDRLSLPDALYFDGKISRLYAPSLNRSDFGWQLGSIVGVLN from the coding sequence ATGCGTTGGCTGGTAGGTCTTTTCCTGCTGGCCCAAGGCGCAGGACTGCCCGCTGCAGCAGTGACCTGCGAAGACATCGACCATTTAGGCGCGTCCTATACTATCTGCGAAGTGACAGCCGACGAAGACCTGCAACTGTTCTTGCGCGACAGTGCTGGCGACATATTGGGCGGTTTTTCTGCTGTTGAAAACGACACGGGCCGCGAACTTGCGTTCGCGATGAATGCTGGCATGTATCACCAAAACCGCGATCCGGTCGGGCATTACATCGAAGACGGCATACAAGAATCCCGCGTTATTTCGTCAGATGGCCCCGGAAATTTCGGCCTGCTGCCCAATGGCGTATTTTGCATCGCAGACACCCTGCGTGTCTTTGAAACCTTCGACTACCTAGATCGCCAACCCAACTGCACGCACGCCGTTCAATCCGGCCCCATGTTGGTGATCGACAGCGCGCTGCACCCGCAATTCATCGCCAATGGAAAGTCCAAATTCATCCGCAATGGCGTTGGCACATCCAGCGACGGCAGCCGCGCGGTGTTTGCGATCTCGAATAATGCCGTGAATTTCCACGATTTTGGCACGCTGTTCCGCGACCGCCTTTCGCTCCCCGATGCGCTATACTTCGATGGTAAGATAAGCAGGCTTTATGCTCCGTCCCTCAACCGCTCCGATTTCGGCTGGCAGCTTGGCTCGATCGTTGGCGTGCTCAACTGA
- the truB gene encoding tRNA pseudouridine(55) synthase TruB, producing MARKRKGRDLHGWLVVDKPAGITSTSVVNKVKWALDAKKAGHAGTLDPDATGVLAVALGEATKTVPYITDALKAYTFTVRLGQKTNTDDAEGEITAQSDTRPTDDEIKAQLAQFVGDIMQTPPLFSAVKIDGERAYKRARDGEEFEIAARPLWVEELLLTDRPDVDHVTLEMTCGKGGYVRAIARDLGDALGCFGHVRELRRVWSGPFDAKDGVTLDQLDTHAKTDGLDHLILPLEAGLTDLPRVHCPESSVTKLRNGNPALVMGDVEYGDECWADHSGQAIAVGIFKSGELHPTRVFVRS from the coding sequence ATGGCACGCAAACGCAAAGGACGCGACCTACACGGGTGGCTTGTCGTGGACAAACCGGCGGGGATCACGTCGACATCAGTTGTCAACAAAGTAAAATGGGCGCTGGATGCGAAAAAGGCCGGTCATGCGGGCACCTTGGATCCTGACGCGACGGGCGTTTTGGCCGTAGCCTTGGGCGAGGCGACAAAAACTGTCCCCTACATCACCGACGCGCTAAAAGCCTACACATTCACCGTGCGTCTTGGGCAAAAAACCAACACCGACGACGCCGAAGGCGAAATTACCGCCCAAAGTGACACGCGCCCGACAGATGATGAAATCAAAGCCCAGCTCGCCCAATTTGTCGGCGACATCATGCAGACGCCGCCTCTTTTCTCAGCTGTCAAGATTGATGGTGAACGCGCCTACAAACGCGCCCGCGACGGTGAGGAATTCGAAATCGCAGCACGCCCCCTTTGGGTCGAAGAACTGTTGCTGACAGACCGACCTGACGTCGACCACGTCACGCTTGAAATGACCTGCGGCAAAGGCGGCTACGTACGCGCCATTGCCCGCGACCTAGGCGACGCCTTGGGTTGTTTTGGCCACGTGCGCGAATTGCGTCGTGTCTGGTCTGGCCCGTTTGATGCCAAAGACGGCGTCACGCTGGACCAATTGGACACGCATGCGAAAACCGACGGGCTCGACCATCTGATCCTGCCCCTCGAAGCGGGCCTCACCGACCTGCCGCGCGTCCATTGCCCGGAATCGAGTGTCACCAAGCTGCGCAACGGCAACCCCGCGCTGGTCATGGGCGACGTGGAATACGGTGACGAGTGTTGGGCCGACCATTCAGGCCAAGCCATCGCCGTCGGCATATTCAAATCCGGTGAACTTCACCCAACGCGGGTGTTCGTACGTTCTTAA
- a CDS encoding VOC family protein, whose protein sequence is MALGAFSISLTVKDLATSVAFYGDLGFTRFGGTDEHNYAIMKNGDTLVGLFQGMFERNMLTFNPGWGQSAQEVNPFDDVRDIKAKAKAAGYEVSQEAGEDTGIGSSVVIDPDGNPILIDKHR, encoded by the coding sequence ATGGCACTTGGCGCATTTTCCATCAGTTTGACGGTCAAAGACCTTGCGACATCAGTTGCGTTTTACGGCGATCTTGGGTTCACGCGGTTCGGTGGCACAGACGAGCACAATTATGCGATCATGAAAAACGGCGACACACTGGTTGGCCTGTTCCAAGGCATGTTCGAGCGCAATATGCTGACGTTTAATCCTGGCTGGGGCCAGTCGGCACAAGAGGTAAATCCGTTCGACGATGTCCGCGACATCAAGGCAAAAGCGAAGGCCGCAGGGTATGAGGTTTCGCAAGAAGCCGGCGAAGATACGGGAATCGGATCGTCCGTTGTGATCGACCCTGACGGCAATCCGATCTTGATTGATAAGCACCGGTGA
- a CDS encoding DUF1643 domain-containing protein yields the protein MITRTHTKGDALSTAVYSDCERYRYSLTRVWDSAGSTVQFVMLNPSTATEIQNDPTVERCERRARALGHGGFRVTNIFAWRDTDPRKMRTAMDPVGDENDAAIGGGAAWADVTICAWGTHGEHRDRGAYVEDLLRASGAKLLHLGLTKAGHPKHPLYIAYSQQPELWRTPQGPTPDAVC from the coding sequence ATGATCACCCGAACCCATACCAAAGGCGACGCGCTCTCCACGGCGGTCTACTCCGATTGCGAACGCTACCGCTATTCCCTGACGCGGGTCTGGGACAGCGCAGGCAGCACGGTTCAATTTGTCATGCTCAACCCGTCGACAGCCACCGAAATCCAAAATGACCCAACCGTGGAACGCTGCGAACGGCGCGCGCGCGCATTGGGGCATGGTGGCTTTCGTGTGACAAACATTTTTGCGTGGCGCGATACTGACCCACGAAAGATGCGCACGGCGATGGACCCGGTCGGCGATGAAAACGACGCCGCGATTGGTGGTGGCGCGGCATGGGCAGACGTCACGATTTGCGCGTGGGGGACCCATGGTGAACATCGTGATCGTGGCGCGTATGTCGAAGACCTTTTGCGCGCCAGTGGTGCAAAACTTCTGCACCTAGGGTTGACCAAGGCAGGACACCCCAAACACCCCCTCTACATCGCCTATTCCCAACAACCAGAACTTTGGCGCACACCGCAGGGCCCGACGCCAGATGCCGTTTGTTAA
- a CDS encoding calcium-binding protein — translation MLAIIGLLGLAIAGTALVGLPALSGESDNDPLDGADDATSEIADVGGLFDMDEDVENPPVDDLTVTGLTDHTNASEVSIEFALTESLEGYGEFFGDDGDDVAEGQSGHDYLDGRGGNDTLLGGEGDDHIHGGAGEDSLSGDDGDDLVYGYIGDDDLSGGTGNDTLHGGDGDDVINGGSDSDELLGGYGDDTLIGGAGRDNIQGSEGNDVLDGVTGEDIAKTDYLNGSEGQDTLIGNDGDVMSGGADADRFEITGGTVFIMDYADDDLLVLNYEGDVPELTTQLTSDGTILLANGAPVASLFGVTAFDASTVQLVPT, via the coding sequence ATGCTGGCTATTATTGGGCTGCTAGGCCTCGCCATTGCAGGAACCGCACTTGTCGGGCTCCCTGCGTTATCCGGCGAATCGGACAACGACCCATTAGATGGCGCGGACGATGCAACGTCTGAAATAGCCGACGTTGGCGGCCTTTTTGATATGGATGAGGATGTCGAAAACCCGCCTGTTGATGATCTGACGGTCACTGGCTTAACAGATCACACGAACGCATCAGAAGTATCCATCGAATTCGCCCTCACGGAATCACTTGAAGGCTATGGTGAATTCTTTGGCGACGACGGGGATGATGTCGCAGAAGGTCAATCCGGCCATGACTACCTCGACGGACGTGGCGGCAATGATACGCTTTTGGGCGGTGAAGGTGATGACCATATCCATGGTGGGGCTGGCGAAGACAGTTTGTCTGGCGATGATGGTGACGACCTCGTGTACGGCTACATCGGCGACGACGACTTGTCCGGTGGAACCGGCAACGACACACTGCATGGGGGTGACGGCGACGATGTTATCAATGGCGGATCGGACAGCGACGAACTTCTGGGCGGTTACGGCGATGACACCCTGATTGGTGGGGCTGGACGCGACAACATTCAGGGCAGCGAAGGTAACGATGTGCTTGATGGTGTGACCGGCGAAGATATCGCCAAAACGGACTACTTAAACGGCAGTGAGGGGCAAGACACACTCATCGGCAATGATGGTGACGTGATGTCAGGGGGCGCAGACGCCGACAGGTTTGAAATCACCGGCGGAACCGTTTTCATCATGGATTACGCCGACGACGACTTGCTGGTTCTAAACTACGAAGGCGACGTACCGGAACTCACAACGCAATTGACGTCGGATGGGACCATCTTGCTTGCGAATGGCGCACCTGTCGCATCCCTGTTTGGTGTGACGGCCTTTGACGCAAGCACGGTCCAATTGGTCCCAACCTAA
- the rpsO gene encoding 30S ribosomal protein S15 — MSITVEDKTRLMKEFATKEGDTGSPEVQVAVLTSRIMTLTEHFKIHKKDNHGRRGLLKMVALRRKLLDYTKGKDEARYQDLIKRLGIRR, encoded by the coding sequence ATGTCGATTACTGTAGAAGACAAAACACGACTGATGAAGGAATTTGCAACCAAAGAAGGCGACACTGGTTCGCCCGAAGTTCAGGTTGCAGTCCTTACATCGCGCATCATGACCCTGACTGAGCACTTTAAGATCCACAAAAAAGACAACCACGGTCGCCGTGGCCTTCTTAAAATGGTCGCTCTGCGTCGCAAATTGCTGGATTACACCAAAGGCAAAGACGAGGCTCGTTATCAGGACCTCATCAAGCGTTTGGGCATCCGCCGCTAA
- a CDS encoding THUMP domain-containing class I SAM-dependent RNA methyltransferase — translation MDIFLITAPGLESLLADEARERGFTVIETIPGGVTVTGDWPDVWRANLTLRGATRVLARIGEFRAMHLAQLDKRSKKFPWGDVIPQGATVKVEATCRKSKIYHAGAAQQRVEDALKDVVGANITKTADFNIRVRIEDDLVTFSLDTSGESLHKRGHKEAVNKAPMRETLASLFLRGCGYDGNEPVYDPMCGSGTFPIEAAEIAMAMDAGRSRGFAFQDLASYDATAFDALRSGPKDTPHRFYGTDRDAGAIRMCQANAERAGVTEQTDFQMKPISDITPPCKDNGLVIANPPYGGRIGNKKPLYGLYASLGERLKKEFKGWRVGIITSEQSLAKATGLPFKPVGPVVNHGGIKIRLWQTDPLH, via the coding sequence ATGGACATATTTCTTATCACTGCGCCCGGCCTTGAAAGTCTGCTTGCCGACGAAGCCCGTGAGCGTGGCTTCACCGTCATTGAAACCATCCCCGGTGGCGTGACGGTTACAGGCGATTGGCCAGACGTTTGGCGTGCGAACCTGACGTTGCGCGGCGCGACCCGTGTGCTGGCCCGCATCGGCGAATTTCGCGCAATGCACCTCGCGCAACTCGACAAACGGTCCAAGAAATTCCCGTGGGGTGACGTGATCCCGCAAGGCGCGACGGTCAAAGTCGAAGCGACGTGTCGCAAGTCTAAAATCTATCACGCAGGGGCCGCGCAACAGCGGGTTGAAGACGCGTTGAAAGACGTCGTCGGCGCGAACATTACCAAAACTGCGGACTTCAACATCCGTGTGCGGATCGAAGACGACCTTGTGACCTTCTCCCTCGATACTTCGGGTGAATCTTTGCACAAGCGAGGCCACAAAGAGGCGGTGAACAAAGCCCCGATGCGTGAAACGCTGGCGTCGCTATTCCTGCGCGGATGCGGTTATGATGGCAATGAACCTGTCTATGATCCGATGTGCGGATCAGGCACGTTCCCGATTGAAGCCGCTGAAATTGCAATGGCAATGGATGCAGGGCGCAGTCGCGGGTTCGCGTTTCAAGACCTTGCCAGTTATGATGCAACAGCCTTCGATGCATTGCGCAGCGGGCCGAAAGATACACCGCATCGCTTTTATGGGACCGACCGTGACGCAGGCGCCATTCGGATGTGCCAAGCCAACGCAGAACGCGCGGGCGTGACCGAACAGACCGACTTCCAGATGAAACCGATCAGCGATATCACCCCGCCCTGCAAAGACAATGGCCTCGTGATCGCCAATCCGCCCTACGGCGGACGCATCGGCAACAAAAAACCATTGTACGGGCTGTATGCGTCGCTTGGTGAACGTCTAAAAAAGGAATTCAAAGGTTGGCGGGTGGGCATTATCACATCCGAACAGAGCCTCGCAAAGGCAACTGGCCTGCCGTTTAAACCCGTCGGCCCAGTGGTCAACCACGGCGGCATCAAGATCAGGCTTTGGCAGACGGACCCACTGCACTGA